A single Drosophila ananassae strain 14024-0371.13 chromosome 3L, ASM1763931v2, whole genome shotgun sequence DNA region contains:
- the LOC6494013 gene encoding DNA-binding protein SMUBP-2, which produces MTKNKNQKKKAAAAQKTTTNLPDTILTPPANGLVGKTTPQNSPFANGNIRKPPVPWERELIGVFLMNMADQQVITARKEWYVEKEKIRQMFNLFLASLPNGGEVRLKLSVHGAWNIGSLLHRTNFLINTPRGNPNYRIKNFALMEFRKEKFNAIDEKHRESSVIPSVPGAVSEGNKPIIEEYVLDKNSVAMPLKYQKTQVQKPVGDFELNSFGCYICQVNFETIEKYEEHVEYHGDESDFKSLKKMEKLNCPMVTLSYQTCVNSHYFGFTMKTNHKDLVVDKFIIVQLRQFYYVYNARMPLEVSESGELVFFVDSHVFMILREMPIVIGFTSGGKRYVEQHHFMRTEALPKASFNVNPYRLSNNETFKSQGLAPANPPTQVFRALKHEDAQVRLADYDKHYRNYCELGKELTQENLGGTLRTLLQVEDIERLQHYLGLKQTKMELHQFGRELSVKMQLDSNSMSVEDVLSPGDDVLIINERVTQGTAGGVRQMLESNNLVMELALKDFDSIIQWARKVDGQFGQLDKQPRVYFARILGVSTQRVNITCERQLPDNTTYTLIFRPVRAVMRYQYRALQQLALTNSTDVQRILFPGELPPQSKPVGILELNNRLIGSNPEQLQAVRQVALSKKLPAPYIIVGPPGTGKTATICEAIYQLYVRRPETHILVLAGSNTACDEVALRLLRAIAKAPESHPRPLTRIFAASCDRRIDNIDDMLLEYSNMYSLHFYPAVQAVHQYRIVVCTLSLAGKLSTGGFAKGNVFSHVFVDEAAASTEAEALMGITCTISPTTNLILSGDHKQLGPVLQSQRASQWGLSLSLFERLLQRNCYQVKDDGSYNEAVQTRLIRNFRSHPEIVALYSDLYYGGKLKAKAPMDSVCKFRNWFHMPNPDFPIMFHSVFGTVMNTKSSVSLCNNKEIDAVMDYVKDLMYFGLNGEKIAQTDIGIISPYKNQYQRIQEQLNMRSWSQIDCGSVELFQGKEKQVIIVSFVRSFTPKLGFLDNERRLNVLLSRPMSLLILIGNPRTLSQNNDFRRIIELCRDRKTLVGVPYYREENNNGKQNGQCGQSPPKATTGGVRGAVAEQPSTGLVQTLKRTGVQKNPAQAVRFFYNKEELLKLGKEVKVNEKSEMEKFFDELPKVPKCLDDGSQSVRSITKQMKDLKVEHMPKVAPTPVAPPKRVALVTPSVATPAPRVNPVTAAPVSVTTRATAPLAPSRPVPVAVPRTLPRPADNPTLRHTSEMNASSFRRENARYGNGVPFAREVHESSSYQATRPTAYSYVPTGTSRFENSRPLPEEYRRPPPFYENHGSWNNFGRPSSFSPRPATPPPKEKKSTCVIS; this is translated from the exons ATGACGAagaacaaaaatcaaaaaaagaaGGCGGCTGCTGCCCAGAAGACCACCACGAATCTGCCGGACACTATCTTGACGCCGCCAGCAAATGGGCTGGTGGGGAAGACGACTCCACAAAACAGTCCATTCGCCAATGGAAATATTCGCAAGCCGCCAGTGCCCTGGG AGCGCGAGCTAATTGGAGTCTTTCTGATGAACATGGCCGATCAGCAGGTGATCACTGCCCGCAAGGAGTGGTATGTGGAGAAGGAGAAGATTCGTCAGATGTTCAACCTATTTCTGGCCTCCTTGCCAAACGGTGGAGAAGTCCGCCTGAAGCTCTCCGTCCACGGAGCCTGGAAT ATTGGATCTTTGTTGCATCGGACAAACTTTTTGATCAATACGCCGCGGGGGAACCCTAACTATCGCATCAAGAACTTTGCCTTGATGGAGTTCCGTAAGGAGAAGTTCAATGCGATCGATGAGAAGCATCGCGAATCGTCGGTCATCCCCTCAGTTCCAGGTGCTGTTTCGGAAGGAAATAAACCCATAATCGAAG AATATGTTCTTGATAAGAACTCTGTGGCCATGCCATTGAAGTATCAGAAGACACAGGTTCAGAAGCCAGTGGGGGATTTCGAGCTGAACTCCTTTGGCTGTTACATTTGCCAGGTGAACTTCGAGACAATTGAGAAGTATGAGGAGCATGTGGAGTACCATGGAGATGAGTCAGATTTCAAGTCTCTAAAGAAAATGGAGAAACT CAACTGCCCCATGGTGACGCTCTCATACCAAACATGCGTCAACAGCCACTACTTTGGATTCACGATGAAGACCAACCACAAGGACTTGGTAGTGGACAAGTTCATCATTGTGCAGTTACGCCAGTTCTACTATGTGTACAATGCTCGTATGCCACTGGAGGTCTCTGAGAGCGGAGAACTGGTCTTCTTCGTGGACTCGCACGTTTTCATGATTCTCCGGGAAATGCCCATCGTTATCGGATTCACCAGCGGTGGCAAGCGCTATGTGGAGCAGCATCACTTCATGAGGACGGAGGCCCTGCCCAAGGCCAGCTTCAATGTGAATCCCTATCGCTTGTCGAACAACGAGACCTTCAAGAGTCAGGGTCTGGCCCCGGCCAATCCGCCAACGCAAGTTTTCCGGGCACTGAAGCACGAGGATGCCCAGGTCCGGCTGGCGGACTATGACAAGCATTATCGGAACTATTGCGAGCTCGGCAAGGAGCTCACCCAAGAGAACCTGGGCGGAACGCTACGCACTCTGCTCCAGGTAGAGGATATCGAACGGCTGCAGCACTATCTCGGACTCAAGCAGACCAAGATGGAGCTGCACCAGTTCGGCCGGGAACTCTCGGTGAAGATGCAATTGGACAGCAACAGCATGAGTGTCGAGGATGTGCTGTCGCCCGGAGACGATGTTCTGATCATCAACGAGCGCGTCACCCAAGGCACCGCTGGGGGAGTGCGTCAGATGCTGGAGAGCAACAATCTGGTTATGGAGCTGGCCCTCAAGGACTTCGACTCCATCATTCAGTGGGCTCGCAAAGTCGACGGTCAGTTCGGTCAGCTGGACAAGCAGCCTCGCGTCTACTTTGCCCGCATCCTGGGCGTCTCTACGCAGCGTGTGAACATTACTTGCGAGCGCCAGCTGCCGGATAACACCACCTATACGTTGATATTTCGTCCAGTACGGGCGGTAATGCGCTACCAGTACCGAGCTCTCCAGCAGCTAGCTCTCACCAACAGCACCGATGTGCAGCGGATTCTGTTTCCGGGCGAGCTTCCCCCCCAATCGAAGCCAGTTGGGATCTTGGAGCTGAACAATCGGCTGATTGGCAGCAATCCGGAACAATTGCAGGCGGTGCGGCAAGTAGCACTGTCGAAGAAACTGCCAGCTCCCTACATTATTGTCGGACCACCCGGAACCGGAAAGACGGCCACTATCTGCGAGGCAATCTATCAGCTGTATGTGAGACGCCCGGAAACACATATCCTGGTGCTGGCTGGTTCCAATACCGCTTGCGATGAAGTAGCTCTGCGGCTGCTCCGGGCAATAGCCAAGGCTCCGGAGAGCCACCCGCGCCCGCTCACGCGCATCTTTGCCGCTAGCTGCGATCGGCGTATTGACAACATAGACGACATGCTGCTGGAGTACTCCAATATGTACTCCCTGCACTTTTATCCGGCCGTGCAGGCTGTGCACCAGTACCGAATCGTGGTGTGCACGCTCAGCTTGGCGGGAAAGCTGTCGACCGGTGGGTTCGCGAAAGGCAATGTGTTCTCGCACGTGTTCGTTGACGAGGCGGCGGCCAGTACGGAGGCGGAAGCCCTCATGGGCATCACCTGCACCATATCGCCCACGACCAACCTGATCCTCTCCGGGGACCACAAGCAGCTGGGACCGGTGCTGCAGTCGCAGCGCGCCAGTCAATGGGGTCTGTCGTTGTCGCTATTCGAACGCCTGCTCCAGAGGAACTGCTACCAGGTGAAAGATGACGGCAGCTACAACGAAGCCGTGCAGACACGGCTTATCCGCAACTTCCGATCCCATCCAGAGATCGTCGCCCTCTACAGTGATCTCTACTACGGTGGAAAGCTCAAGGCCAAGGCGCCAATGG ATAGTGTTTGCAAATTCAGGAACTGGTTCCACATGCCCAATCCGGACTTTCCCATCATGTTCCATTCGGTCTTTGGTACCGTGATGAACACGAAGAGCTCCGTAAG TTTGTGCAACAACAAGGAGATCGATGCTGTCATGGACTACGTCAAGGATCTGATGTACTTTGGCCTGAACGGGGAGAAGATAGCACAAACGGATATAGGAATCATCTCGCCGTACAAGAACCAGTACCAGCGCATCCAGGAGCAGCTGAATATGCGCAGTTGGTCCCAGATAGACTGCGGCTCGGTTGAACTGTTCCAGGGCAAGGAGAAGCAGGTTATCATCGTATCTTTTGTGCGATCCTTTACACCCAAGCTGGGCTTCCTGGACAATGAACGG CGCCTTAATGTTTTGCTGTCTCGTCCGATGTCCTTGCTCATTCTGATCGGCAACCCCCGAACCCTGAGCCAAAACAACGACTTCCGGCGCATCATTGAGTTGTGCCGTGACCGGAAAACACTGGTGGGAGTTCCATACTACCGTGAGGAGAACAATAACGGCAAGCAGAACGGGCAGTGTGGGCAGAGTCCTCCGAAAGCTACGACTGGCGGCGTTCGAGGTGCTGTCGCGGAACAGCCATCTACCGGCTTGGTGCAAACCCTAAAACGAA CTGGCGTTCAGAAGAATCCCGCCCAGGCGGTCAGGTTCTTCTACAACAAAGAAGAGTTGCTTAAACTGGGCAAGGAGGTTAAGGTGAACGAGAAATCGGAGATGGAAAAGTTCTTCGACGAGCTGCCAAAGGTGCCTAAGTGCTTGGACGACGGTTCCCAGTCCGTTCGTTCGATAACGAAGCAAATGAAGGATCTTAAGGTGGAGCATATGCCGAAGGTGGCACCAACACCGGTAGCGCCACCGAAGCGTGTAGCATTAGTTACCCCATCTGTGGCGACTCCAGCGCCTCGGGTTAATCCTGTAACGGCTGCACCTGTGAGTGTTACTACACGTGCCACTGCTCCACTTGCACCATCACGTCCAGTTCCAGTGGCAGTGCCCCGTACTCTTCCACGGCCAGCCGATAATCCAACTCTAAGGCATACGTCGGAGATGAATGCCTCATCGTTCAGACGGGAAAATGCCCGATACGGGAATGGAGTGCCTTTCGCCCGCGAAGTGCACGAGTCCAGTAGCTACCAGGCTACCAGGCCGACGGCATACAGTTATGTACCCACCGGCACTTCGAGGTTTGAGAATTCGAGACCCTTGCCAGAGGAGTACCGACGTCCACCGCCGTTCTATGAGAATCACGGCAGCTGGAATAACTTTGGCAGGCCGTCATCGTTTAGTCCGCGGCCAGCAACGCCGCCACCCAAGGAGAAGAAGTCGACGTGTGTCATTTCATAA
- the LOC6494012 gene encoding WD repeat and HMG-box DNA-binding protein 1 — translation MSFSRSALRYAHTNGYTGLLYTPRGEFIITCGTDGDIRHWTSISDDDPRSSCLGEFVMCIAHTGTRLLASTDRNTVHAYTFPDMDSDGILMRFTAPATCVRVVGDYTAAGSEDTNIKVLKGDTPGNEIVLEGHTGPVLSLDMFVERKLLASIAGDGQLKVWNFEEGKELKSVPGLPKVNSFESASLYGTPTFEPKSGELLAYAADNEIVVLNTANWEVAFKLRDDRVSSNYSCCQFSPNGDRLAAGTTKGELSIFDVKKRKALPVEMPPNDCNSITCLAWNRSGEEEVAFCDATGQLGTVFLSDGNEIVGEDGVEEAQDDLLEGYEFEGADDMENPQDDGDGVSLEQLKRKVMNFGDHVDVDETSNQSLASSRTAPVPAAPQIKFFKQQAAFQPSSTPSDLEHRYMAWNDVGIVTGHVEPSGDGSIDVEFHDASLHHALHISNYNQHNLASLSSGALALASNESSKLVVIALAAAGNKEWSLSLPDCESVEAIVATSHLVAVATSSSFLRIFSVMGTQREVLSIPGPVVALAGHEHCLMLVYHSSHPSQTQQHLAAMLVTINGLNLRLEHLPVALTPGRHLSWLGFSDTGSPSFADNMGLVQLYRKSSNAWFPICDTMKQSSSVSNNYFVVAVSERRQIIQAVLCRGTSYPMTNPKPMLHELRMQIPLCDIEVEKSELEDALLRSSLMQVDGAEKIQKETAIKLFALACSGECETRARELIESIACTELLQLAVKYATKRGRIHLSDRLCELLPQLEAIQEARKQQTLLGASGIAATIVLPMTPTSATQTSGPKPKAIELSSAKRGALKRFSNSPNMFKAASAASRPSTPDIPNSPLDTQENIFGESEPEPLSGKTGEQRTPLNSVNPFAMKRKLGDTGVIFGSEKLKLAKK, via the coding sequence ATGAGCTTCTCGCGTAGTGCCTTGCGCTATGCCCACACCAACGGCTACACTGGACTCCTGTACACACCGCGCGGCGAATTCATCATCACATGCGGCACCGACGGCGACATCCGCCACTGGACCTCCATCAGCGATGACGACCCACGATCCAGCTGTCTGGGGGAATTTGTCATGTGCATCGCCCACACGGGGACTAGGCTATTGGCCTCCACGGATCGCAACACTGTTCACGCCTACACCTTTCCGGACATGGACAGCGACGGCATTCTGATGCGTTTCACCGCTCCAGCCACATGTGTCCGAGTGGTGGGGGACTATACAGCTGCAGGCAGCGAGGACACCAATATCAAGGTGCTGAAAGGTGACACTCCTGGCAATGAAATTGTTTTAGAAGGGCACACGGGTCCAGTTTTGTCCTTGGACATGTTTGTTGAGCGCAAACTTCTGGCGTCCATTGCTGGAGATGGCCAATTAAAGGTCTGGAACTTCGAGGAGGGCAAGGAGCTGAAGAGCGTACCTGGTTTGCCCAAAGTAAACAGCTTTGAGAGCGCCTCTCTCTATGGAACACCCACATTTGAGCCCAAGAGCGGGGAACTTCTGGCCTATGCTGCGGACAACGAAATTGTGGTTCTAAATACGGCCAACTGGGAGGTGGCCTTTAAGCTGCGCGACGACAGGGTTTCCAGTAACTACAGCTGCTGTCAGTTTTCCCCGAATGGTGATCGCTTGGCCGCCGGAACCACCAAAGGAGAGCTAAGCATCTTTGACGTTAAGAAGAGAAAAGCGCTTCCCGTGGAGATGCCGCCAAACGACTGCAACTCCATCACTTGTTTGGCTTGGAACCGATCTGGCGAAGAGGAAGTGGCTTTTTGCGATGCCACTGGCCAGCTAGGAACCGTATTCCTAAGTGATGGAAACGAAATCGTTGGAGAGGATGGAGTCGAGGAGGCCCAGGATGACCTACTGGAGGGCTATGAATTTGAAGGTGCCGATGATATGGAGAACCCGCAGGATGATGGCGATGGTGTGAGTTTGGAGCAACTAAAGCGGAAGGTAATGAATTTCGGCGATCATGTAGACGTAGACGAGACGTCCAACCAGTCTTTGGCCAGCAGCCGTACAGCGCCCGTTCCCGCGGCTCCTCAGATCAAATTCTTCAAGCAACAGGCTGCATTTCAGCCGAGTTCAACGCCCAGTGACCTGGAGCACCGCTACATGGCCTGGAATGATGTGGGCATTGTCACGGGACATGTGGAACCCTCGGGAGATGGCTCCATCGACGTGGAGTTTCACGATGCCAGCCTCCACCATGCCTTGCACATCAGCAACTACAATCAGCATAATTTGGCCAGCCTGAGCAGTGGAGCCCTAGCCCTAGCTTCTAATGAGTCCAGCAAGCTGGTGGTAATCGCCCTTGCAGCCGCCGGAAACAAAGAGTGGTCGCTCAGCTTGCCAGATTGCGAGAGTGTGGAGGCTATAGTGGCCACCAGCCACTTGGTTGCTGTAGCCACCAGCTCCAGCTTCCTCCGGATTTTCAGTGTGATGGGTACCCAGCGTGAGGTTCTCAGCATTCCGGGACCGGTGGTGGCTCTCGCTGGACATGAGCACTGCCTGATGCTGGTCTATCACAGCTCACACCCCAGCCAGACgcaacaacatcttgccgcTATGTTGGTCACCATAAACGGACTCAACCTGCGGCTAGAGCATCTGCCAGTGGCGCTCACTCCCGGTCGCCATCTGTCTTGGCTTGGCTTCAGTGACACGGGATCCCCTAGTTTTGCGGATAACATGGGCTTGGTTCAACTTTACAGAAAGAGTAGCAACGCCTGGTTCCCCATCTGCGACACCATGAAGCAGAGCTCCAGCGTGTCGAACAACTATTTCGTGGTGGCTGTTTCGGAACGTCGACAAATCATACAGGCTGTGCTTTGCCGTGGCACCTCGTACCCCATGACCAATCCCAAACCCATGCTCCATGAGCTACGCATGCAGATCCCGCTGTGCGACATCGAAGTGGAGAAGTCGGAGCTGGAGGATGCCCTGCTTCGATCAAGCCTGATGCAAGTTGACGGCGCAGAGAAGATCCAAAAGGAGACGGCTATTAAACTTTTTGCCTTGGCCTGCAGCGGCGAGTGCGAGACACGAGCCAGGGAGCTAATAGAATCGATTGCCTGCACCGAGCTACTCCAATTGGCGGTGAAGTACGCAACCAAGCGGGGTCGGATCCATCTCTCCGACCGACTTTGCGAGCTGCTGCCGCAGTTGGAGGCCATCCAGGAGGCGCGCAAGCAGCAGACATTGCTGGGAGCCAGTGGAATTGCAGCCACTATTGTCCTGCCCATGACGCCCACCTCAGCAACCCAGACCAGCGGACCAAAACCCAAAGCTATTGAGCTGAGCTCCGCCAAACGGGGGGCCCTTAAACGCTTTAGCAACTCTCCAAATATGTTCAAGGCAGCATCTGCAGCGTCTCGTCCTTCGACTCCGGATATACCGAACTCGCCCCTAGACACGCAGGAGAACATTTTTGGGGAGTCGGAGCCAGAGCCTCTTTCTGGAAAGACGGGCGAACAACGGACTCCTTTGAATTCTGTTAATCCGTTTGCCATGAAGCGTAAACTGGGCGATACTGGAGTCATCTTCGGGTCCGAGAAGCTTAAGCTGGCAAAGAAATAA
- the LOC6496560 gene encoding arginine-hydroxylase NDUFAF5, mitochondrial — MLRKLTKLSTLKVRCELRSLSSLTQTSQNIFDRNAKRLQKERAALSENVGLYDYLKEEVGFRLADRVFDIKREFKAAADIGCSRGYLSKHILAESVEHLTLTDSSASMLEQAQGTPGLKMRKLVKDEETLDFEENSLDLVISSLSLHWVNDLPGCFANIKRSLKPDGVFIASMFGGDTLYELRCSLQLAELERKGGISPHISPFTQIRDIGSLLNRAGFTMLTIDTDELVIGYPSMFELMWDLKGMAENNAAFNRPVHLSRETMLAASAIYQELYAKPNENGVPATFQIIYFVGWKPGPNQPQPLARGSGEVSLKDLGNIIEKGGKLDTKAGD, encoded by the exons ATGTTGAGAAAATTAACTAAGTTATCGACCTTAAAGGTCAGATGTGAGCTGCGATCCCTTTCTTCACTTACACAGACCTCCCAAAACATATTTGACCGAAATGCCAAGCGATTGCAAAAGGAGCGTGCTGCCCTCAG TGAAAATGTTGGACTTTATGATTACCTAAAAGAAGAGGTGGGCTTTCGACTGGCGGACCGAGTATTCGACATTAAACGAGAGTTTAAGGCAGCCGCTGACATTGGATGCAGTCGTGGGTACCTTTCGAAACACATCCTGGCGGAGAGCGTAGAGCATCTGACGCTGACGGACTCCAGTGCCAGCATGTTGGAGCAGGCCCAGGGCACTCCTGGCCTCAAAATGCGGAAGTTAGTGAAGGATGAAGAGACTTTAGAT TTTGAGGAGAACTCCCTGGACCTGGTAATCTCCAGTCTGAGTCTACATTGGGTAAATGACCTGCCCGGCTGTTTTGCCAACATTAAGCGCAGCCTAAAGCCTGATGGAGTCTTCATAGCTTCTATGTTTGGAGGAGACACGCTGTACGAACTGCGCTGTTCCCTTCAACTGGCGGAGTTGGAGCGAAAAGGAGGAATTTCCCCGCACATCTCGCCCTTTACCCAGATACGGGACATAGGTTCCCTGCTCAACCGCGCTGGCTTCACAATGCTAACCATAGATACGGACGAACTGGTTATCGGTTACCCCAGCATGTTCGAGTTAATGTGGGATCTCAAAGGAATGGCCGAGAATAATGCCGCCTTCAACAGGCCAGTACATCTTAGTCGGGAGACGATGCTGGCGGCGAGTGCCATATACCAGGAGCTGTACGCAAAACCCAATGAGAACGGTGTGCCCGCTACCTTTCAAATAATTTACTTTGTGGGCTGGAAACCGGGTCCCAATCAACCACAACCCTTGGCCCGAGGATCCGGAGAGGTGTCACTTAAGGATCTTGGGAATATCATCGAGAAGGGCGGCAAACTAGACACGAAGGCGGGGGACTAG
- the LOC6494011 gene encoding USP6 N-terminal-like protein isoform X2: MTDGEQQEALVKRAEDEREGIFRRYELGLDPTNKVDSWENPTFEIYHITDKYGFMHDSRLPETRDAQEVHRTKIEVERVKKWVKMLETWPPPPDKLHKRIYKGIPDRMRWPAWLRLLNVEQSIENNKNVYNRMLTLAKKYSTETRQIDADVNRQFRDNLAYRERYSVKQCSLFNVLNAYSIYNSELGYCQGMACVAGVLLLYMQEEQAFWALNTLITDQKYGMHGLFIEGFPKLTRFIDHHDRILSKIMRKLHKHFTKHNVDALLYAIKWFFVVFVERVPFSLSLRVWDIFLLDGDKVILSMAITILYLHKDELLHLKDMDAIIEYLQVKLHKNFGYNDDDAIQALERVMKKLKDLKLDVPPPAKSNEFPTRTLGDFVEADMEKKIGRRRNDYTDTEKQVITDVISRQEQNAIEVQSTVSYETSECATVTLTVPEDSHSIRSSLAGTSVASHGSSETMSLEDNNIHLKTANMLQNTPQREMLLGT; the protein is encoded by the exons ATGACGGATGGCGAACAGCAGGAGGCACTGGTCAAGCGGGCCGAGGACGAGCGGGAGGGCATCTTTCGCCGCTACGAGCTTGGCCTGGACCCCACCAACAAGGTGGACTCCTGGGAGAATCCCACCTTCGAGATCTACCACATAACAGACAA ATATGGCTTCATGCACGACTCCCGCCTGCCGGAAACCCGCGACGCTCAGGAGGTGCATCGCACCAAAATCGAAGTGGAACGGGTTAAGAAATGGGTAAAGATGCTGGAAACATggccaccgccgccggacAAGCTACACAAGCGCATATACAAAGGGATACCCGATCGGATGCGCTGGCCGGCTTGGCTAAGATTGCTCAATGTGGAACAGTCGATCGAGAATAACAAAAATGTGTACAACCGCATGCTGACGCTGGCCAAGAAGTACTCGACGGAGACGCGACAGATCGATGCCGACGTTAACCGGCAGTTTCGGGACAATCTTGCCTACCGGGAGCGCTACAGCGTGAAGCAGTGTTCACTTTTCAATGTGCTCAACGCCTACAGTATCTACAACTCGGAGCTGGGATACTGCCAAGGTATGGCCTGTGTCGCCGGCGTCCTGCTGCTCTACATGCAGGAGGAGCAGGCCTTCTGGGCGCTAAACACGCTAATTACGGACCAAAAATACGGAATGCACGGGCTGTTCATTGAAGGCTTTCCCAAGCTGACGCGCTTCATCGACCACCACGATCGCATACTGTCCAAAATAATGCGCAAACTCCACAAGCACTTTACCAAACACAACGTCGACGCACTGCTCTACGCCATCAAGTGGTTTTTTGTGGTCTTCGTCGAACGA GTTCCCTTTAGCCTTAGTCTGCGTGTGTGGGACATATTTCTATTGGATGGCGATAAGGTTATACTCTCCATGGCCATCACGATCCTCTATCTCCACAAGGATGAGCTGCTGCATCTCAAAGACATGGACGCCATCATCGAGTACTTGCAAGTGAAGTTGCACAAGAACTTTGGCTACAACGACGACGACGCCATCCAGGCCCTGGAACGCGTCATGAAAAAGCTGAAGGATCTGAAGCTGGACGTCCCACCGCCAGCCAAGTCAAATGAGTTTCCCACGCGCACCCTGGGCGACTTTGTGGAGGCTGACATGGAGAAGAAGATCGGTCGGAGGCGCAACGATTACACGGATACCGAAAAGCAAGTCATAACAGATGTGATATCAAG ACAAGAACAAAACGCGATTGAGGTACAATCGACAGTGTCCTACGAGACTTCGGAATGCGCCACGG TTACGCTTACTGTTCCCGAGGACTCGCACTCAATACGAAGTTCGCTTGCAGGTACTTCAGTTGCCTCGCACGGCTCGTCGGAGACCATGTCGCTGGAGGACAATAA tatTCACCTGAAAACCGCCAACATGCTACAGAACACTCCGCAGCGGGAAATGCTGCTGGGCACCTGA
- the LOC6494011 gene encoding USP6 N-terminal-like protein isoform X1: MTDGEQQEALVKRAEDEREGIFRRYELGLDPTNKVDSWENPTFEIYHITDKYGFMHDSRLPETRDAQEVHRTKIEVERVKKWVKMLETWPPPPDKLHKRIYKGIPDRMRWPAWLRLLNVEQSIENNKNVYNRMLTLAKKYSTETRQIDADVNRQFRDNLAYRERYSVKQCSLFNVLNAYSIYNSELGYCQGMACVAGVLLLYMQEEQAFWALNTLITDQKYGMHGLFIEGFPKLTRFIDHHDRILSKIMRKLHKHFTKHNVDALLYAIKWFFVVFVERVPFSLSLRVWDIFLLDGDKVILSMAITILYLHKDELLHLKDMDAIIEYLQVKLHKNFGYNDDDAIQALERVMKKLKDLKLDVPPPAKSNEFPTRTLGDFVEADMEKKIGRRRNDYTDTEKQVITDVISRQEQNAIEVQSTVSYETSECATGDAYSMKTYQSITSLATSPANSSYSLYSNGYVVTTPESVQDNARSQSIHNLSYLTAQQQSYAPANGLQHMRHSFSSESDSRNRLDLDQALEALQRQQLHMHTKSPSSQGVYIIHNGHHQEASDRNGVNDADDDDDDALSVENTRL, from the exons ATGACGGATGGCGAACAGCAGGAGGCACTGGTCAAGCGGGCCGAGGACGAGCGGGAGGGCATCTTTCGCCGCTACGAGCTTGGCCTGGACCCCACCAACAAGGTGGACTCCTGGGAGAATCCCACCTTCGAGATCTACCACATAACAGACAA ATATGGCTTCATGCACGACTCCCGCCTGCCGGAAACCCGCGACGCTCAGGAGGTGCATCGCACCAAAATCGAAGTGGAACGGGTTAAGAAATGGGTAAAGATGCTGGAAACATggccaccgccgccggacAAGCTACACAAGCGCATATACAAAGGGATACCCGATCGGATGCGCTGGCCGGCTTGGCTAAGATTGCTCAATGTGGAACAGTCGATCGAGAATAACAAAAATGTGTACAACCGCATGCTGACGCTGGCCAAGAAGTACTCGACGGAGACGCGACAGATCGATGCCGACGTTAACCGGCAGTTTCGGGACAATCTTGCCTACCGGGAGCGCTACAGCGTGAAGCAGTGTTCACTTTTCAATGTGCTCAACGCCTACAGTATCTACAACTCGGAGCTGGGATACTGCCAAGGTATGGCCTGTGTCGCCGGCGTCCTGCTGCTCTACATGCAGGAGGAGCAGGCCTTCTGGGCGCTAAACACGCTAATTACGGACCAAAAATACGGAATGCACGGGCTGTTCATTGAAGGCTTTCCCAAGCTGACGCGCTTCATCGACCACCACGATCGCATACTGTCCAAAATAATGCGCAAACTCCACAAGCACTTTACCAAACACAACGTCGACGCACTGCTCTACGCCATCAAGTGGTTTTTTGTGGTCTTCGTCGAACGA GTTCCCTTTAGCCTTAGTCTGCGTGTGTGGGACATATTTCTATTGGATGGCGATAAGGTTATACTCTCCATGGCCATCACGATCCTCTATCTCCACAAGGATGAGCTGCTGCATCTCAAAGACATGGACGCCATCATCGAGTACTTGCAAGTGAAGTTGCACAAGAACTTTGGCTACAACGACGACGACGCCATCCAGGCCCTGGAACGCGTCATGAAAAAGCTGAAGGATCTGAAGCTGGACGTCCCACCGCCAGCCAAGTCAAATGAGTTTCCCACGCGCACCCTGGGCGACTTTGTGGAGGCTGACATGGAGAAGAAGATCGGTCGGAGGCGCAACGATTACACGGATACCGAAAAGCAAGTCATAACAGATGTGATATCAAG ACAAGAACAAAACGCGATTGAGGTACAATCGACAGTGTCCTACGAGACTTCGGAATGCGCCACGG GTGATGCATACTCAATGAAAACGTATCAGAGTATCACTAGCCTAGCCACCTCACCGGCGAATAGCAGCTACTCGCTGTACAGCAACGGATATGTGGTGACCACTCCCGAGAGTGTCCAAGACAATGCTCGCAGCCAGAGTATCCACAATCTCAGCTATCTCACCGCCCAGCAGCAGTCGTATGCTCCGGCCAACGGATTGCAGCACATGCGGCACAGCTTCAGCAGCGAAAGCGATAGTCGCAATCGCCTCGATCTGGATCAGGCGTTGGAAGCACTCCAGCGACAGCAACTGCACATGCACACAAAGAGTCCCAGCAGCCAGGGGGTCTATATCATCCACAACGGTCACCACCAGGAGGCATCGGATCGGAACGGAGTGAACgatgctgatgatgatgatgatgatgcgcTGAGCGTAGAGAATACGCGCCTCTAG